TTTTCTAGGTTTAGTGAATGTGCTAGAGAATCGGTTAAAAGTATATGTATAGATATGTATCAGCCATACATTAGTCTAATTTCTGATCTTTTCCCTAATGCTAAGATAGTATTTGATAAGTTCCATATAGTTAACCACTTATCTAGAGCATTGAACAAAACAAGAATAGAAGTTATGAATGGTTTTTCTAAGTATTCTATGGAATACAAAAGGTTAAAAAGGTATTGGAAGCTGATACAAAAGCCTTATTTAAAGCTTAATTCTACAGGTTTTAGAAAGTGGATACATTTTGAAAGATGGAAAAGTGCTAGAGATGTGGTTATGGATAGTATTAGTGTCAACAAAACACTTCTAAATACTTATGATTGTTATCAGATTCTTTTAAAGGATGTAGAAAACGGAGATATTGCCTCCTTAAAGGCACATTTAGAATATTATTCAGATGAGGTATCAGATGCTATGAAAACTAGTATTAACACGCTTTTAAAGGACTTTGAGTACGTAAAAAATTGCTTAGAAGTCAATGTTACAAATGGATGTTTAGAAGGTATTAATAATTTTATTAAGTGTTTAAAAAGAGCTCTTTTCGGATACAGGTCGTACTATCATTTTAGGAATCGAATATTAATTTGCAAGAAAATGATCGTACCAAAAGACACTGTAAGCGTAATCGAGTAGAGGCTAACTAGTAGCCCCTCGAGACTGCGAAAAAAAGTCTGTAAATATTGAATAGCTTCCTATGATTAGTTAAAATAAAAATAACATAGGAGGCTTTTTAAAATGGCAAGAAGAAAAAAATTAAGTGAAGGAAAAAAAGAAATCATATCTTATCTAATCAATGAGTATGAAATTGAGTCGGCAAAGGACATACATGATGCTATTAAGGATTTACTAGGAGATACTATAGAAAGCATGTTAGAAGCCGAAATGGAGCACCATTTAGGATATGAAACAAACCAAAGAAGTGACAATGAAAACTCTAGAAATGGATACAAAACTAAAAGAATACGATCAAGTATGGGTGAATCTGAAATATCAGTACCTCAAGATAGAGACTCAAGCTTTGAACCTCAAATTGTAAAAAAGAGACAAAAAGACATATCTGAGATAGAAAATAAGGTAATAGGAATGTATGCAAGAGGTTTGAGTACTAGACAAATATCTGAACAAATCTATGATATCTATGGATTTGAAGTTAGTGATGGACTGGTTTCAGACATAACCGACAAAATTCTGCCGGAAATAGAAGACTGGCAAAAAAGACCACTGTCAGAGACTTATCCTGTAGTGTTCATTGATGCTATTCACTTTTCTGTTAAAGAAGAGGGTTTAATATCAAAGAAAGCAGCATATATAATACTCGGAATAAACGAAGATGGGCTTAAAGAAGTATTAGGAATATATGTAGGACAAAACGAAAGTAGTAAATACTGGTTAGGAGTCCTAAATAGCCTAAAAAACAGAGGAGTAAAAGATATCTACATTATCTGTTCAGATGGACTAATAGGTATAGAAGAGTCCATATCAGCGGCATATCCAAAAGCTGAGTGGCAAACCTGTATAGTTCACATGGTAAGAAACACATTAAAATACGTATCGTACAAAGATAGAAAACAATTTGCAAATGATTTAAAAACAATATATCACGCACCTGACGAAGAAGTAGCAAATAAGAATCGTTTGAAAGTAGCTGAAGCATGGGATAAAAAATATCCAGGATCAATGGATAGATGGGAAAGGGAGTGGAATTCAATAACGCCAATCTTTAAGTATTCTAAGGAAGTTAGAAAAATAATATATACTACGAATGCTATAGAGAGTTTAAATAGCTCATACAGACGGTTAAACCGTAATAGATCAGTATTCCCAAGTGCTACGTCACTGATGAAAGCACTATACTTAGCTACAAATATAATTGCAAAGAAATGGAATATTCCATTAAAAAGTTGGGGATCAATAGTAGGAGAATTAAGAATAATGCATGTTTTAGAGAACTAACACACTCCGCCACCATTGACAAAGAACCTAAAAAATGGTGCAAGGTAAATACCGAAGGCGAAGCAAAGACTGATAAGTATGTATTTTGCCTTCGTCGGCTTAGTGTACCATTTTTTAGAACCCTTATCAATGGTCCCCTTCGGTGGCTCCTCTTATTATTTACCTCAGGCTCTGCAAAGAAAAAATTGACAATATATCAAGCTTGATATATAAATAAATAATGAGGGCAGTAAAATCCACCCTCATAAACATTAACTAATTATAGGAAATAAATAATTTACAGAGATTATTTCGCACCGCCTAGCCCCTCTCACACCACCTAGCATGCCGTTCGGCACTAGGCGGTTCAATTAATTCTAACAATTTCTCATGTAGTAGTCATAAGGGTCTACTAATCCTCGTCGGATTAGTAGCTCTTTTGTTATTGCTCTAACTACACATGTTTTAGTACATACAAAGTAGTACCTATCACCTACATATGAGCTTAATCTCGCTAGATCTTTTCCTATTCCTAGCTTTTGTAGTCCCCATTGTCTTTTACTTGGTACTTTCCACATTTTCCAGATAATCATTCTAAGTCTGGTTCTTAATCTCTCACTAATCTCATTCATTGCTGATTTCATAGACCCTATTTTGAAGTAGTTTATCCATCCACGTATGACGTCATTTAGTTTTGATAGCCTGAGTGAAAAGTCTACAGACCTTCTTCTCTTTGTTAACGTTTTAATCGTGTCCTTAAATTTCCTTATGGAGTCTTGATGTGGTCTTGCTTTCCATCTTTGTGTTTTCTTGTCTTTCCAAAATCCAAATCCCAAATATTTTAGATTTATTGGTTTTGTTATTTTGCTCTTTGTGGCATTCACTTTTAGACTTAGTTTCTTTTCTATCCAGTTTGTTATGCTTCTCATAACTCTTTTGGCAGAATTCTCACTTTTGACTAGTA
The sequence above is a segment of the Peptoniphilaceae bacterium AMB_02 genome. Coding sequences within it:
- a CDS encoding IS256 family transposase, which codes for MARRKKLSEGKKEIISYLINEYEIESAKDIHDAIKDLLGDTIESMLEAEMEHHLGYETNQRSDNENSRNGYKTKRIRSSMGESEISVPQDRDSSFEPQIVKKRQKDISEIENKVIGMYARGLSTRQISEQIYDIYGFEVSDGLVSDITDKILPEIEDWQKRPLSETYPVVFIDAIHFSVKEEGLISKKAAYIILGINEDGLKEVLGIYVGQNESSKYWLGVLNSLKNRGVKDIYIICSDGLIGIEESISAAYPKAEWQTCIVHMVRNTLKYVSYKDRKQFANDLKTIYHAPDEEVANKNRLKVAEAWDKKYPGSMDRWEREWNSITPIFKYSKEVRKIIYTTNAIESLNSSYRRLNRNRSVFPSATSLMKALYLATNIIAKKWNIPLKSWGSIVGELRIMHVLEN
- a CDS encoding ISL3 family transposase: MSTNNYILNLLDLKDENIEIFEKVEKIKKKNISYNLIFGRLTYNASVCPVCGNVHSPSIIKHGTKSSDIKLLPFNGEPTFLRLKKQRFLCKECNSTFIAETDIVKKNCFISNRVKAHITTNLTMKVSEKDIANLHYVSHSTVSKCVDQAFEQFKPNYQFLPEHLCFDEFKSTKTAKGSMSFIFCDAITHDIIDIVENRQLHYLKRYFSRFSECARESVKSICIDMYQPYISLISDLFPNAKIVFDKFHIVNHLSRALNKTRIEVMNGFSKYSMEYKRLKRYWKLIQKPYLKLNSTGFRKWIHFERWKSARDVVMDSISVNKTLLNTYDCYQILLKDVENGDIASLKAHLEYYSDEVSDAMKTSINTLLKDFEYVKNCLEVNVTNGCLEGINNFIKCLKRALFGYRSYYHFRNRILICKKMIVPKDTVSVIE